DNA sequence from the Manduca sexta isolate Smith_Timp_Sample1 chromosome 25, JHU_Msex_v1.0, whole genome shotgun sequence genome:
gacacactcacatgggccctcggcagtcgacacaattatgccggcctgttggaacacgCTATATACatgctgaccccggaacgcgacactcacatgtcactatggcgggttttaacaacttgcgtaccgtggtcgctatccgggcggatgtattctaccaccagcaaatccaGATCTAAcagtctaattataattatatgattatttatacTTTGTGAAATTATGTAATACTTTCTTTTCTCAGATGAAAGTTATACTTACAGAGGAATGAACAAACCTTACATCGGCGTGCCAGGACGTTTGTAAAATTCTTAatcattaagtaaataaaaaatatttttcaaataatgttttatttgcaatttcTTTAGATCGTTGTGATACGTCGAAAAATCGCCAATATTCTATCAAACATAGCtttcagtggcgaagtgtgagattttttaaaaggtaaccagaagcaaaataataaaaagtagagTCCCGAAGATCTTAAACGAGACTCTAAATCCATgactttattgtaaataaagtcAGCATGATTCAATAATCTAATgaactgtctcggtggcgtagttatattacggtacgactgcagcgcTGAAGTCTCATGTTTGATTCTCGGGTCGggcagtaatattgggttttcctactTAATATaagatatggtgataggctcgccccgtcTCTCATCATAGGACGGATAACACaaggcggaaagtgggtgtaaCAGTTCCCCCTCTGCCtattccttcggggataaaattgTGGAGAAAAAAATGTCAAGAGGCAAAAACATTTGATTATTCCAATCGTTAAATTTGCTATTCGTTCTCTTTATCCTAAAGAGATCCACTCATCTGTACATACATGTAAAACTATAACATTAAGTTCACATTTTGTGACGTACCAAAAATTTAGacatcttttaatattataacccTATTGAGGTGATAATAACATTAACCAATATGCAAACCATACTTTGCAAAAAGCAGgacactaaaaaaaattactttgcaGAACTTTATAAATACATGCTTCTcatctttacataataattatgtactaaataaatgaatggtTTGTGCGGTAAATAACCCACAGATTTTCCCTTTTTTATTCTCTAATTACAGACTCTTGTTTGTTTGCTAACGCTATTATAACGCAACTCGAACTCTAATTATTAATCTACATCCGATTTCGACATATAAACCAATGATTCATAATAAGTAGTCTGATGAgctggaccgacgacctggtgagagTCGCCGGAGtctgatggatgagggcggtAAAGAACTGGTTCCTATgacgctcaatgggggaggcctatgtccagcagtgacGATTCCCGACTGAAATAATGAAGTAGTCTAAATGGAAATTGTTTAAACCTATTTCTTTTCCGACTTCCGTTCCGTTCCGCCAATCCCCATTGAAAGTTCCAATTTCGGTCAAATcatgttataaaaatcaatgCAAATATTTCAAACCTCGCAATCAAACCCCGTTACTCATCGTCTAATATAACCGCCACTAAACAAAGAGGGCGTTAGATGACCCTGAAATATCTACTCATAGGATATAGACATTAAGTccttaataactaataattactGGCAACAATGTTTCTCTAACCGGAACAAAACAATGCTTTCACTGTCTTGTTTTGCGGACCGAGATAATGCGTTGGTTTCCACATACATGGAGTTCCGCATAAagaagataattttttattttttagatattcctcaataaaatatacttattattgtaGAGCGACGGTTTTATCTTTTGATCGTTTTGacttatagtattattttttcacatCTGAAAGAAAACGtggacctgagtatttgatacgAATTTTAACATGGTACCTCTACACGTCCCGGAGAAAAAGGGTCTAGACAGACAGACATACAGACGAACAACAAAGTGATCTTATAAGGAGTCAATGTGATACGGATCCctaataaattatctttgcTATAGACTCAGCCCGCGTATTTCGGAATGAAATAAGCTGAGCAATTTTTCGGAATAAACACCTGTTATAATCTACAATATTACTACAGAAACGGAAATTAAACGCATATAATATATGGTCCCTTCCAATGGCAATGGTTTCCAATAaattgatctggaaatctttaggggaggccaatgttcagcagtagacatcctgcggctgatgattatgatgatgaatatATGGCCctgtaaatacaaattattttttcatttgagTAACTTTAATTTGACCACAGGAATCGAAGTCACATCCACGGTCCATaaagatattttctttcaaCACGCGACATATGTGgtgctattataatttaaaattaaacataaaatcatatttttgcataatgaATAGACATCTAAGAAATATTGCTTATTGAGTCGGTAATTTACCTTTTCCACATTAAAAGAATACCTGTACTCTGATAATTGTCAATTGCGCTAATTATGTATAGCGCAAAGCAATTACGCATGCTCatgctataataattaaatatcacttGATATACCATTTTCTCactttttaatagtattattattagtaataagaaTGTGGATCATACTATTGTGTGCAAATCCGATATCAAAAACATTGTTGCGACATCGTGGAAAATTCAACAAAGTAGAAGAATCACATAGGTGACTTttacaactataaaaataattataataattcatctaagttaattaaattcatatttatgaatTGAAGTATTAACAAAGAAAAGTACGTggtcataaatattatgaatacagGAAATATTCATCTACTGAAtcttatatagataatatagcGCCCTAACGGagacaaagaaataataaatttcggATAGCATCATCTATTATTAATAACTGAACTAGAAGCGAAATTTTAGTCGCATCcccttaaatattaaaataatttgccaAAGTCCATGAAACGTAGCAACAACctgtttaataaaacaaaacaacagcTCAACGTCCTTGTACCTACAAATAAAAAGCATCATCGTAATCTCCTACAAAAAGAGCAAGAAACTCGTTGGCTCTTTAAGTAATATCGCATACCCAAACATACCGAGGCATCCGGTTTATGGGAATAACCAGGTAACCGTGCGGACATACGTGCGCCGAGTTCGCAAATTACAAACCGAAGAGCATCACGTTTTCAAAGCCACTCGCCACGAGAAACTCTTATTCATCTATAATAACGCGTAAAACCTAATTATCCAAAGTTGAATAACAATGTGGGCACATACAATAACGTCATCGTGGGAATAGATCGTTCTGCGAACTGATCTGCGCCCCAAGGACTGGTTCGACTCGCCAAGTAGGCGGTCCGTGACGTAGCGCGGCGTCTGCATGAAAAACACGCTGTATAAATAGGTTTGCATTGTGAGTCCTGCGCCAGTGATCGCTATGGGACTTAGTGGTGTAGTGGTGAGCATTTTGGCGCTGGCGGTGTGCGCCTCCGCGTCCATCGGTGACAATGCCCTCGACGGCGGCGATCGGGTCGTGTTGGTCGCGCCGGTGTTGGCTCCCCCGAGGGATTCCAGGACTCATGTCACGGACCGATCCAGGCAATTCCCGATATTAGTGCTCCTTGCCCAGGCTAACCCGGAATATGTGCGACTCGAACCCGAAGCCAAATCTCTGAAGGGAAACCCTGAACCAATTTATGTTAAGGTGATTtaagttcattaaaaatatcatcgAGACGTGATGaagataatgtaaaaaaaagaatacaccTCTATTACGTGCACAACTCTAAAAACAAGACATGCTCGAAAACATAATAgcacttaaaatttaaatagatacAAATTAGACACCGATTCCAATTATTTtcgctaaaattttaaaagcaattatAAAACACGCCGTGTGTTAAAGCAAGATGTACAAAGTACATACCGGTTTCTCAACAAACAgggaaaaaaaacattcacgtttCAATACAAGGTTTTAAATGGATATATCGTGTTTTTTCAGAAACTTGAAGACCAAGAGAAGGAAGGGCCGCTTAATAGGCAGAAGCGGCACTTGCATTTGAAAAAGACGTTACTTCTCGGCGGAGGAGGTGGACTTTCATTTGGTGGTGGAGGTGGCTTCGGATTTGGTGGGGGTGGCGGTGGTGGTTACGGAGGGGGATATTCTGGTGGATACGACCACGGGGGATACCAAGAGCCCTCCAAAACCATCATCGTTAAAGTCGTGAAAGACAACGGTAGAGATATTTATACTTCGGTTTTAAAATTGCAGGATGGTAGCTGGGATGGTATTTAATTACCATCCGTTACTAAGAGTAGgccacatattttttaatatttcctctTAGATTATAGAACCGAAATTGGTCCTGCGAACTTTAAGTATTACTATTTACCCCTTTTGAATAAAAGTTAGTCTTGAAActgagattttaaaatttaactttgGCAAAAATTGTTTTCTATGAGTTTGATTGCACccaaaaaacgtttttattgtGTTATGGCACTGCAAAAAAATGCacgcttattattattttgtaaatcaaattaTGCTTTAATATAATGCAAAAACAACGCCCATTTGCGTGTATTTGTGTGTGAGCGCTTTagcttttttgtaataatatacagCTGATATATTGCGTCGATGACTGTACAAGTATtctaagtattatttggtaataTATGACACGCGGAAGATCCTATACTTCAAAATGTTGATAATTTAGATGTTACAATACAGCACACGGAGCCACGACACTTTAGGGTACGTGAGCTTCTGCTGTTATTGCATATTTATGGTAAAGATTTGTAGACTACTAAGTATGAAAGATAAAGTGCGGAAAACCGTCTCCTATCAAACAGATTTGCACTACCCTATTAGCTCTTCGTAATATACGTAGAGCTtccatttattaaacaataatgatGACTTTGTTGTACTGTCAAAGttccaaaattatttacattcattCACCCAAAAAGTGAGGgttatattgtatattacgTTATATTAAATTTCACAACTTTACTCTAGATTACGGATATGGAGGTCACGGCGGCCACCATGGCGGCGGCGGATACAACAACGGCGGTGGATACGGGGGCGGATACGGCGGTGGTGGCGGATACGGCGGCGGTGGCGgatacggcggcggcggcggctaCGGCGGCGGCAGTGGCGGAGGATATGGTGGAGGAGGTGGatacggcggcggcggtggTTACGGCGGCGGTTATGGTGGCGGCAATGGCGGTAACTACGGACACGGGGGCGGCGATTATGGACATGGAGGTGGCTACGGTCCTGGACACGGTGGCGGCGGATGCAGAGGAGGGTGCGGCGGCGGATACGGAAACGGCGGCGCATCTGCCACAGCAACAGCGACTGCTACTGCCACCGCTAACTCGTACGGGTAATTTGTACTAAAACTCACCACATTTTACCTACATCAAGACATAAATCATTCCTCATTTATCAGTGCAATGAATTACTATAGCACCACATTATTTTCCGTTCGAGTTCACACGAATAACACACAAGTTATATTTGACATCGTGATATATTCAAATTCTACCAATAAAGAGAAAGTGACATGAACCgcatcattattaaattatttcaaagatGTCAATAGAATTGCAAAACTCTAAAATCAGCATACGAGTACCTGAGTACTTTACTTATTAAGTGTGAAAAGATTCTAAGAAAACAGTGACCAAAGATgcaattttccgaaaggaacccaacacaacgtataactactaatatgcataaatgcgttgtgcaaatcgttctaatgattactagattctaaataaattctacataaaggaaagccctTCGCCAatgcaagaaataaaaaaaaaactttttttacataCTACGATgacatatattttcatagataATATTCCCAAATACAAGATCAGTTATACTATCACGactgaaatgtaataaaaacaatccaTCAACTAACTCAACATGTAGTGCAAATTTTTGTTCTAAACATTTATTAGTGACAATTGAAAAACAACGTATAAAGGAAGATGAATTCGACCCGTACGCCATTGCCCCTAGTTCAATGCACTATGCTACATTTGTATTCAAACAGCGAAATGGATGTcagattattgtaaaatattcatataatttgcCGCTATCAACGTGGATACGATCCAAACAGGACCTTGACATACACGTTTAACTTTATATGGATTGTAATTTACACAATATAGGCAATATAAGTCAAGTTCCCACGCAAATCCAAATATAcactactttttaatattaacataaatcaacTGTACCTAGcggatgtttatatttttttataagagccAACAAcaactttaataacattaaatagacaaaaaaactAGTAGGATGAGCCACGGCCATTATTACTTTTCTCAATTcctatttattcataataatttatctgaTGATAAACAGTGATCTGTTCCTTCCAAAacttttatatattgaaataaaactatttacggattttattgcggttgtttatattattattttctcccgacgtttcgaagactgcagccttcatggtcgcggggCGGTCTGacccgtaaatagttttatttcaatgtcttacattcgcgtaaacattataaatcattataattttatataatccaTTAAACACACTTTAAAACTAAAGACCCATAAGCAAcggtgttataattttattttataacataaaaaaaaataagtgccCCTATTTTGTAAAAGTTGTAATCATTTAAAGAATCATTCACTATTGTTATTACTGTTATATCAAATGGTAACTTTATGTCaggattattttaaatcaatttatactAATTTCCATTAACATCTTATCCTTTTTGTTACAGGTATGGGAAGCGTTAAACTTCGCTGAGTCAGAAGTGTTTCTATTCTCTATACTGTATATTGCTGTGATCAAAATAGCGAGATATTATTCGCTTAACACCAAATACCATGTGATTTCCTCTGctcaaaatttaaatagttgTAAAGCCAAGTTCAAAGATTAGCCTCTTGTATTATTCTTTAAGGAGATGGATCGTATAATTCGTTTGCTTAAAATGCCATGCATTCTCATTAAACGAACCTAATAGTTGGACATGTATAGAGCGATATattttacagaaatatattgttatatccAGTTAAGTGTATTATAAGTAGTTATAAGTtacattaaagtaaataatttctacatacccgattttttattgttgcaattataaaagtatctgagtaaaataaattatttacttgtaCCCAATAAGCCGATGATGCAATAATTATAGCAAAcaactttattaataagttagGTACAACTCTTTCTAGTCACCTCGAATCGCAAAACCCAAAGAATAAATTGATACATTAAGTAAGAATGCCTGTTTATATAGAGCTACTTTTTGTCACAATAAAAAAGGGAGTATCTCagtattaacaattttaatacttatcttataatattgtataaaattgtcTTTTATTGATGAATACTTGTATATTCTGCAAAACAATGTAATATCTATTGACGATGCACGCAAAACAAGAAAGAACGCAACAGGTCAACAAATTATGCAGAACTATTAAAGTCTGACATAATTACGGAAATCTGAGAACAATCTTATAAACGCCTAGtcgtattaaaatgattattaaacaAGAAATACCAATGGGCGTAAAAACCACATTGGTATAGGAAAACTACAGTCGAGTGAGGAGCATACTTGATCGTGAAATGTTAAATCATTCGATATAATAAACAGTTGCTCACAAAAACACAAACGTATGAGTAATATCATAGAAGAAGATGTATTACTCATGATGATATATTATCTTGACAGTAATCAATGGGTGCCCATCATGCTGTTAGATAATTAGTGCTTCAAATCAAATTGATCTTTTTTTCAATGTCAGACAACAAAAActtctgttaaaaatatatagtcaaACAGGTACAAAGTACTCgttgtatattttatcttatttatttttcgactGCTAAAGAAGAGTGATGCTTTTGTTTATCTATTCAAAGCATGAGATTTCGGCTTGAAAAGGTAATTTGAAGTCTCAAGGACAGTTCTTCTCGCCAAATATGTCTGCATCatcataacatcacgcattttatccccgaaagggtatgccgaggcgcaactagggcactcacttttcgccaagtatgttccgtcccatgatgtgatagggggcgagcctatcgccatatcgggcacaaattccagactccgggctgatactgagcagaaaaacccaaatatcactttgcccaacccgggattcgaacctcagagcgctattgtaccggacgtgcaatacaactacgccaccgaggcagtctgatGAATGAAATATGTCTGAGGAtaagtaaatcatatttttcgTTAGCCTGAAGTTATATTTTCTGTTGTACGAGAGTACCttcacatattataatataagcaatTATTGACTTGTTTTAAAGATAAAGTTTAACTTGGGAATTTCAAATTATCTCTTAACATCGATTTGCATTATGAGATCGGAACACAGGGAAGTTGGCTACGTCACGTCGTACCTGCAAACGTTTTAATGCGTTGTTATTTCTCGCTTAGTTATAAAACCAAAACTTATGGATAAGATGATAAACAATAGGtctttatcaaattatatttatatcactagaaaaaaaatctaataacttGAAAATTTCAGTATTATCGGCATTGACTCCTTCGGGATTTAAAAGTCAAACCCCGTCGATACTTTGCATTTCGCAGTTCAATATGAATCGCTTGAATTGTATCATACAAACTGGTCTCGAACTAAATACAAAGATTATATTCTTTCTCGGAAGACAATGATGTAAGATCATTTACTTGTCAATGTAAAACAGGCGCAACAAGTGGTGCATTGAGTCATCGGATTTCACTAAGTAGGTAAACCTAGTTATAATCTGTTAGATCATGGTATCTGCTGAAGGCACTGTAGTAATTCATGTATTCattcataatgtattttttaactaGTCCcgtaaaatacgtaaaaaaataaactctttGAAAGTTATAAAAGTCGTTGCAAAAATGTTAAAAGAGtagtaaataatgatttcttatgtttacgcgaatgttagacattaaaattaaattatttttcggattttatggcggtttttatatcttaatgGGGTAGCGAAGTTTGGATTctattccttttaaaaaaattggattGGATTGCCTTTCagtaatttaattgatattttgtgACTTAAATCTccttttatgaattatttcaaTAGTTAAGATATAAAACACTTATTACGTTAAACACTAATGCAAAATGTTGCTTGGCAAGGCTCTTGTGTGGGTTGAAGAACAAGAACTAAGCTAAATTAGTTAGGCTTACCTcggaaaatttaaaaagttacacATAGTAAATGGCTTAGTTAGTATATCAGGTGTGCacaaaagcattaaaaatatcttGGCTATGTGAGTTAAGCTAAACTAAAATAGCATAGCTTTTGGCCTACAAACGGCATTAATCCTTAACAAGTGCCTGACGTTTTTATTGATGTTAAATTTCCTTAACGTGTAATTGCTATTTATAACTGGCAGTTAACATTATTTGTATAGGttgatttaagaaaaataatgtttttttttataacttgacTCTACGTTTGTT
Encoded proteins:
- the LOC115441683 gene encoding glycine-rich cell wall structural protein 1.0 isoform X4 — protein: MKWPVLISVLVFLCGTHSKEKAIYQFDGTNTHIFDLIRGIPPAEGAVKLTKVTGDRSKLPDGIYFVPEDEALENTEERKHLLIKKLEDQEKEGPLNRQKRHLHLKKTLLLGGGGGLSFGGGGGFGFGGGGGGGYGGGYSGGYDHGGYQEPSKTIIVKVVKDNDYGYGGHGGHHGGGGYNNGGGYGGGYGGGGGYGGGGGYGGGGGYGGGSGGGYGGGGGYGGGGGYGGGYGGGNGGNYGHGGGDYGHGGGYGPGHGGGGCRGGCGGGYGNGGASATATATATATANSYGYGKR
- the LOC115441683 gene encoding glycine-rich cell wall structural protein 1.0 isoform X1 gives rise to the protein MGLSGVVVSILALAVCASASIGDNALDGGDRVVLVAPVLAPPRDSRTHVTDRSRQFPILVLLAQANPEYVRLEPEAKSLKGNPEPIYVKKLEDQEKEGPLNRQKRHLHLKKTLLLGGGGGLSFGGGGGFGFGGGGGGGYGGGYSGGYDHGGYQEPSKTIIVKVVKDNDYGYGGHGGHHGGGGYNNGGGYGGGYGGGGGYGGGGGYGGGGGYGGGSGGGYGGGGGYGGGGGYGGGYGGGNGGNYGHGGGDYGHGGGYGPGHGGGGCRGGCGGGYGNGGASATATATATATANSYGYGKR
- the LOC115441683 gene encoding glycine-rich protein 5 isoform X5; protein product: MGLSGVVVSILALAVCASASIGDNALDGGDRVVLVAPVLAPPRDSRTHVTDRSRQFPILVLLAQANPEYVRLEPEAKSLKGNPEPIYVKKLEDQEKEGPLNRQKRHLHLKKTLLLGGGDYGYGGHGGHHGGGGYNNGGGYGGGYGGGGGYGGGGGYGGGGGYGGGSGGGYGGGGGYGGGGGYGGGYGGGNGGNYGHGGGDYGHGGGYGPGHGGGGCRGGCGGGYGNGGASATATATATATANSYGYGKR
- the LOC115441683 gene encoding glycine-rich protein 5 isoform X6; this translates as MKWPVLISVLVFLCGTHSKEKAIYQFDGTNTHIFDLIRGIPPAEGAVKLTKVTGDRSKLPDGIYFVPEDEALENTEERKHLLIKKLEDQEKEGPLNRQKRHLHLKKTLLLGGGDYGYGGHGGHHGGGGYNNGGGYGGGYGGGGGYGGGGGYGGGGGYGGGSGGGYGGGGGYGGGGGYGGGYGGGNGGNYGHGGGDYGHGGGYGPGHGGGGCRGGCGGGYGNGGASATATATATATANSYGYGKR
- the LOC115441683 gene encoding glycine-rich cell wall structural protein 1.0 isoform X2, whose translation is MGLSGVVVSILALAVCASASIGDNALDGGDRVVLVAPVLAPPRDSRTHVTDRSRQFPILVLLAQANPEYVRLEPEAKSLKGNPEPIYVKKLEDQEKEGPLNRQKRHLHLKKTLLLGGGGGLSFGGGGGFGFGGGGGGGYGGGYSGGYDHGGYQEPSKTIIVKVVKDNDYGYGGHGGHHGGGGYNNGGGYGGGYGGGGGYGGGGGYGGGGGYGGGSGGGYGGGGGYGGGGGYGGGYGGGNGGNYGHGGGDYGHGGGYGPGHGGGGCRGGCGGGYGNGGASATATATATATANSYGKR
- the LOC115441683 gene encoding glycine-rich cell wall structural protein 1.0 isoform X3; this translates as MRTREYILAVIILCSASVLNCDENVDGEKVVLITPVLAPYRGSRAKVVETAKDFPLLMLFAKGDNVTVESEPAVKEDVQPVYYVKKLEDQEKEGPLNRQKRHLHLKKTLLLGGGGGLSFGGGGGFGFGGGGGGGYGGGYSGGYDHGGYQEPSKTIIVKVVKDNDYGYGGHGGHHGGGGYNNGGGYGGGYGGGGGYGGGGGYGGGGGYGGGSGGGYGGGGGYGGGGGYGGGYGGGNGGNYGHGGGDYGHGGGYGPGHGGGGCRGGCGGGYGNGGASATATATATATANSYGYGKR